One Punica granatum isolate Tunisia-2019 chromosome 3, ASM765513v2, whole genome shotgun sequence genomic window carries:
- the LOC116199514 gene encoding receptor-like protein 7 — protein sequence MERYWPHLFMFSNLLLTLLPSSSSSSSSLSIASSGSSSLLQQPPQPKCREDERSALLEFKQSFRYPIDSYYSYGLEVKLEPWKLDSWKPDGGHGNCCIWDGVECDAKSGHVIGLDLCCTGLHASINSSSSLFRLVHLRTLNLAYTNFDQSPIPFAIGNLTGLTYLNLSACELSGQIPKWILGLTNLSSLDLSLNSKLELMRPSLGDLLRSLTNLEELDLTWVNISSSLIDFPTNLSSLSSLTLRDCGLHGHVPGSLFTLPNLQVLNLDDNSLSGHMPEFHWSSRLKSLFLVENDFSGELPASIGNLTQLIELDLSFNRLQGPIPIFADGTQLTTLFLPFNQLTGCLPSSLGNLFQIQSLQLSYNHLTGQIPPQLSNLSHLVSLDLSFNMLSGLVQLDTLLELSNLMVLVLDFNNLSVITKSNITASRHSTGLAQLNLASCNLHSFPRVLLKLEKLSILDLSSNKIHGEVPMWFQDVARENLMYLNLSCNSLTGFSGNLAALRWKKLIHLDLRFNMMRGPLPLPLESIVMYHASNNRLSGVIPSLLCSRRFIQVLNLAKNNFTGVIPECFGNLTKTLSILSLHNNNLHSGIPRLPDKNCSLRMLDLNNNQLEGPLPRSLASCAALEFLNFGDNAIEDTFPSWLGAITTLMVLILRSNRFHGAMVEPTDNCEFPALQIIDLSRNNFKGRLPAKYFQCWKSMRVSNVEEGEYIGEYMDSPTALGYVPDTYDYYMTIMNKGMEMEYAKILDYFQVIDFSSNNFSGEIPMSTANLTGLRLLNFSNNILSGPIPSFLGNLMNLEALDLSKNRLSGEIPQQLTQLTFLEFFNVSGNNLSGLIPQAPTPSTPNQKERDRDASTIIEWKAVVMGYVGGFVIAAVIGHKIITENPDTRSASSLFHARWSIPKELQVTISSAA from the exons ATGGAGAGATATTGGCCTCACCTCTTCATGTTCTCAAATTTATTGCTAACTCTGcttccatcatcatcatcatcatcatcatctcttTCCATAGCCTCCTCTGGCTCTTCCTCCCTCCTTCAACAACCACCACAACCAAAGTGCCGTGAGGACGAGCGGTCTGCCCTGTTGGAGTTCAAACAAAGCTTCAGGTATCCGATTGACTCCTATTATTCCTATGGACTTGAAGTCAAACTAGAACCATGGAAGCTTGATTCGTGGAAGCCAGATGGAGGACATGGGAATTGCTGTATTTGGGACGGGGTTGAGTGTGATGCCAAGAGTGGCCATGTGATAGGGCTCGACCTCTGCTGCACTGGTCTTCATGCTTCCATCAACTCCAGTAGCAGCCTCTTCCGTCTGGTACATTTACGGACGCTTAACCTTGCATACACAAACTTCGACCAGTCTCCAATACCATTTGCAATAGGCAATCTTACTGGGCTAACATATTTAAACCTTTCTGCGTGTGAGCTGTCCGGCCAAATCCCAAAATGGATCTTAGGCCTGACCAACTTGTCTTCGCTTGATCTGTCCCTCAATTCCAAATTAGAGCTTATGAGACCCAGCTTGGGAGACTTACTCCGGAGTCTGACCAACTTGGAGGAACTCGATCTCACGTGGGTCAATATATCATCTTCACTTATTGATTTTCCAACAAACTTATCCTCTCTGAGCTCGCTTACACTCCGTGATTGTGGATTACATGGGCATGTCCCAGGATCACTGTTTACTCTACCAAACCTGCAAGTTCTAAACTTGGATGACAATTCCCTCTCTGGTCATATGCCAGAATTTCACTGGAGCAGTCGTCTGAAATCACTATTCCTTGTTGAAAATGATTTCTCGGGGGAGCTCCCAGCTTCAATTGGAAACTTGACACAACTCATTGAGCTCGACCTGTCATTTAATAGATTGCAGGGCCCGATCCCTATATTTGCAGATGGAACTCAGCTTACAACACTATTCTTACCGTTTAATCAATTAACTGGTTGTCTCCCATCTTCTCTAGGTAACCTTTTTCAAATCCAGAGTCTGCAATTAAGTTACAATCATCTGACAGGCCAAATTCCGCCCCAGCTTTCGAACCTCAGCCATTTAGTCAGTCTTGACCTCTCTTTCAACATGCTCTCTGGATTGGTACAACTGGACACGCTTTTGGAATTAAGCAATCTAATGGTCCTTGTTTTAGATTTCAATAATTTGTCGGTGATCACTAAGTCAAACATCACTGCAAGTCGACATTCCACTGGACTTGCTCAGCTGAATCTGGCCTCGTGCAATTTGCACAGCTTCCCAAGAGTCTTACTGAAACTTGAGAAGTTGTCGATTCTTGACCTCTCATCCAACAAAATTCATGGGGAAGTGCCAATGTGGTTTCAAGATGTTGCTCGAGAAAATCTTATGTACTTAAACCTTTCATGCAATTCTCTGACAGGCTTTTCGGGAAACCTTGCTGCCTTAAGATGGAAAAAACTTATACACCTCGACCTCAGGTTCAACATGATGCGGGGACCACTACCCCTCCCTCTAGAGTCCATTGTCATGTACCATGCCTCGAACAATAGACTCTCTGGAGTTATACCTTCGCTTCTTTGTAGTAGAAGGTTCATTCAAGTGCTCAATCTGGCAAAGAATAACTTCACGGGTGTAATTCCAGAGTGCTTTGGCAATCTAACAAAGACTCTCTCTATCCTAAGTTTGCACAACAACAACTTACACAGTGGAATTCCTCGGTTGCCTGATAAGAATTGTTCATTGAGAATGTTGGATTTGAACAACAATCAACTTGAGGGCCCACTCCCAAGATCGCTGGCAAGCTGTGCTGCATTGGAGTTTCTGAACTTTGGGGATAATGCGATTGAAGATACATTTCCTTCTTGGTTGGGTGCAATTACCACCTTGATGGTACTCATTTTGCGTTCTAATAGATTTCATGGTGCGATGGTGGAACCTACAGACAATTGTGAGTTCCCTGCATTACAGATCATTGACCTCTCACGGAATAATTTTAAAGGTCGACTCCCTGCCAAGTACTTTCAATGTTGGAAATCCATGAGAGTTTCGAATGTGGAGGAGGGAGAGTACATTGGTGAATATATGGACTCACCTACAGCACTCGGATACGTGCCTGACACATATGATTACTATATGACTATCATGAACAAGGGAATGGAAATGGAGTATGCAAAAATCCTGGATTACTTCCAGGTGATCGATTTCTCGAGCAACAATTTCAGCGGGGAGATTCCAATGTCTACTGCAAATTTGACGGGACTTCGTTTGCTCAACTTCTCCAACAACATTTTGAGTGGACCCATCCCATCATTTCTAGGTAATCTGATGAACTTGGAAGCTCTCGATCTTTCCAAGAACAGACTGTCTGGGGAGATCCCCCAGCAGTTAACTCAGCTCACTTTTCTCGAGTTCTTCAATGTGTCCGGCAACAACCTCTCGGGGCTAATTCCTCAAG CACCAACTCCATCTACCCCAAACCAAAAGGAGCGAGACAGGGATGCATCAACTATAATCGAGTGGAAAGCGGTCGTGATGGGATATGTTGGTGGGTTTGTCATCGCAGCAGTGATTGGTCACAAGATAATCACT
- the LOC116201839 gene encoding probable arabinosyltransferase ARAD1 isoform X1: MKGNTKAVLLSLTFGFVLLMSYSIFIGSFDLRSYFFPLLQQPLQIAASTCTDRPLRVYMYDLPRKFHVGMLNRRSTDDSPVTAQNLHPWPRNSGLKRQHSMEYWMMASLLYDGSAEDMEAVRVSDPESADVFFVPFFSSLSFNTHGRNMTDPETEVDHQLQIDLLEFLRKSKYWQRSGGRDHVITMTHPNAFRFLGEQVNASILIVVDFGRHPKTLSNLRKDVVAPYVHVVDSFVDDVAPDPFESRPTLLFFRGRTIRKDEGIVRAQLAKVLAGYDDVHYERSIANTENIRLSTKGMRLSKFCLHPAGDTPSSCRLFDAIVSHCVPVIVSDQIELPYEDEIDYTEFSLFFSVEEALRPNYMVEQLRKFEKERWVEMWRKLKNVSHHFEFQFPPKKEDAVDMLWRQVRHKVPTVRLATHRSRRLKIPDWWGRRR; this comes from the exons ATGAAAGGAAATACGAAAGCTGTTCTGCTCTCTCTCACATTTGGCTTTGTCCTATTAATGTCCTACTCTATCTTCATCGGTTCTTTTGATCTCCGATCATACTTCTTCCCGCTGCTCCAGCAGCCTCTTCAAATCGCAGCCTCCACCTGTACAGACCGTCCTCTCCGAGTCTACATGTATGATCTCCCCCGAAAATTCCATGTTGGAATGCTGAACCGCCGGAGCACTGATGACTCCCCAGTGACTGCTCAGAACCTGCACCCATGGCCGCGCAACTCTGGTCTGAAGAGGCAGCACAGCATGGAATATTGGATGATGGCTTCACTACTGTATGATGGTAGTGCTGAGGACATGGAGGCTGTTAGAGTTTCTGATCCCGAATCTGCTGATGTGTTCTTCGTGCCTTTCTTCTCTTCCCTGAGCTTTAACACTCATGGTCGTAACATGACAGATCCAGAGACCGAGGTTGATCACCAATTGCAG ATTGATCTTCTTGAGTTCTTGCGGAAATCGAAATACTGGCAGAGGTCTGGAGGTAGAGATCACGTAATTACCATGACACACCCAAATGCTTTCAGATTTCTCGGGGAACAGGTCAATGCATCCATTCTCATCGTTGTAGATTTCGGACGACACCCCAAAACCCTGTCAAATCTGAGAAAGGATGTAGTAGCTCCATATGTACATGTTGTAGACTCCTTTGTAGATGATGTTGCTCCAGATCCTTTCGAGTCTCGCCCTACACTTCTATTCTTCCGCGGAAGGACCATCAGGAAAGAT GAGGGCATTGTCCGTGCTCAACTGGCAAAAGTACTAGCTGGTTATGATGATGTTCACTATGAGCGGAGCATTGCAAATACGGAAAACATAAGATTG TCCACAAAGGGAATGAGACTGTCGAAGTTCTGCCTCCATCCAGCGGGGGACACCCCATCATCGTGTCGGCTCTTTGATGCGATTGTAAGCCACTGTGTGCCTGTAATTGTGAGCGATCAGATCGAGCTCCCATATGAGGACGAGATTGACTACACCGAAttctccctcttcttctctgtTGAGGAGGCGCTGAGGCCCAATTACATGGTTGAACAGCTGCGGAAGTTCGAGAAGGAGAGGTGGGTCGAAATGTGGAGGAAGCTCAAGAATGTGTCTCACCACTTCGAGTTCCAGTTCCCCCCGAAGAAGGAGGACGCGGTGGATATGCTGTGGAGGCAGGTAAGGCACAAGGTGCCTACTGTTAGATTGGCGACCCATAGGAGCCGCAGGTTGAAGATTCCTGACTGGTGGGGTCGGCGGAGGTGA
- the LOC116201839 gene encoding probable arabinosyltransferase ARAD1 isoform X2 gives MYDLPRKFHVGMLNRRSTDDSPVTAQNLHPWPRNSGLKRQHSMEYWMMASLLYDGSAEDMEAVRVSDPESADVFFVPFFSSLSFNTHGRNMTDPETEVDHQLQIDLLEFLRKSKYWQRSGGRDHVITMTHPNAFRFLGEQVNASILIVVDFGRHPKTLSNLRKDVVAPYVHVVDSFVDDVAPDPFESRPTLLFFRGRTIRKDEGIVRAQLAKVLAGYDDVHYERSIANTENIRLSTKGMRLSKFCLHPAGDTPSSCRLFDAIVSHCVPVIVSDQIELPYEDEIDYTEFSLFFSVEEALRPNYMVEQLRKFEKERWVEMWRKLKNVSHHFEFQFPPKKEDAVDMLWRQVRHKVPTVRLATHRSRRLKIPDWWGRRR, from the exons ATGTATGATCTCCCCCGAAAATTCCATGTTGGAATGCTGAACCGCCGGAGCACTGATGACTCCCCAGTGACTGCTCAGAACCTGCACCCATGGCCGCGCAACTCTGGTCTGAAGAGGCAGCACAGCATGGAATATTGGATGATGGCTTCACTACTGTATGATGGTAGTGCTGAGGACATGGAGGCTGTTAGAGTTTCTGATCCCGAATCTGCTGATGTGTTCTTCGTGCCTTTCTTCTCTTCCCTGAGCTTTAACACTCATGGTCGTAACATGACAGATCCAGAGACCGAGGTTGATCACCAATTGCAG ATTGATCTTCTTGAGTTCTTGCGGAAATCGAAATACTGGCAGAGGTCTGGAGGTAGAGATCACGTAATTACCATGACACACCCAAATGCTTTCAGATTTCTCGGGGAACAGGTCAATGCATCCATTCTCATCGTTGTAGATTTCGGACGACACCCCAAAACCCTGTCAAATCTGAGAAAGGATGTAGTAGCTCCATATGTACATGTTGTAGACTCCTTTGTAGATGATGTTGCTCCAGATCCTTTCGAGTCTCGCCCTACACTTCTATTCTTCCGCGGAAGGACCATCAGGAAAGAT GAGGGCATTGTCCGTGCTCAACTGGCAAAAGTACTAGCTGGTTATGATGATGTTCACTATGAGCGGAGCATTGCAAATACGGAAAACATAAGATTG TCCACAAAGGGAATGAGACTGTCGAAGTTCTGCCTCCATCCAGCGGGGGACACCCCATCATCGTGTCGGCTCTTTGATGCGATTGTAAGCCACTGTGTGCCTGTAATTGTGAGCGATCAGATCGAGCTCCCATATGAGGACGAGATTGACTACACCGAAttctccctcttcttctctgtTGAGGAGGCGCTGAGGCCCAATTACATGGTTGAACAGCTGCGGAAGTTCGAGAAGGAGAGGTGGGTCGAAATGTGGAGGAAGCTCAAGAATGTGTCTCACCACTTCGAGTTCCAGTTCCCCCCGAAGAAGGAGGACGCGGTGGATATGCTGTGGAGGCAGGTAAGGCACAAGGTGCCTACTGTTAGATTGGCGACCCATAGGAGCCGCAGGTTGAAGATTCCTGACTGGTGGGGTCGGCGGAGGTGA
- the LOC116201725 gene encoding L10-interacting MYB domain-containing protein-like isoform X2: MDAEDDHQHKQERSRTRWTAALDKIFADLIVKQIQLGNRPDNYFDKKTWNTIREEFNRQTDLNFNNNQLRKHLDVLRTRFHNLKSSLDQNEFTMDDTYVIGFDLWEDIGPRNESAKIRDCPIYGQLCTIFTESAVEGKYAQSSHYEEIDKPTGPDLTTAPSPETPAEKVSKSNSNKKKKRPLEAEQSSCPEEQVRRDQEILDKMGHAMMEMVNASKSMRTEEKALKEDFYSIEKCIRALDEIEGIEDRVYFAALDLFEEPSLRETFVSLKGHKIRLTWLQGKCDKAMAAQTLMT; encoded by the exons ATGGATGCAGAAGATGATCATCAACACAAGCAAGAGCGCTCGAGGACTAGGTGGACAGCAGCTCTCGACAAGATCTTTGCTGACTTGATTGTGAAGCAAATTCAGCTTGGCAATAGACCGGACAATTACTTCGACAAGAAGACATGGAACACTATACGTGAGGAGTTCAATCGGCAAACAgatcttaatttcaataacAATCAGCTGAGGAAGCATTTGGACGTCCTGAGGACGCGATTTCATAATCTCAAGTCTTCATTAGATCAGAATGAGTTCACCATGGATGATACTTATGTTATTGGGTTTGATCTCTGGGAAGATATCGGG CCAAGGAATGAATCTGCAAAGATAAGGGACTGCCCCATATATGGGCAACTATGCACAATATTCACGGAGTCAGCTGTAGAAGGAAAATATGCACAATCAAGCCACTATGAGGAAATTGATAAGCCCACTGGACCAGACTTGACCACAGCTCCTAGCCCAGAAACACCTGCAGAAAAGGTCTCAAAATCCAACTccaacaagaaaaagaaacgaCCATTAGAAGCTGAACAGAGCAGCTGTCCAGAGGAGCAGGTCAGGAGGGACCAGGAAATCCTCGATAAGATGGGCCATGCCATGATGGAGATGGTCAATGCTTCAAAGTCCATGAGAACAGAGGAAAAGGCACTGAAGGAGGATTTCTACTCGATAGAGAAGTGTATAAGGGCGTTAGATGAGATCGAGGGCATTGAGGATAGGGTGTACTTCGCTGCTCTTGATCTCTTCGAGGAACCAAGCTTGAGGGAGACCTTTGTTTCTCTGAAGGGTCACAAGATCAGGTTGACCTGGTTGCAGGGGAAGTGTGACAAGGCTATGGCTGCACAAACATTGATGACTTGA
- the LOC116201725 gene encoding L10-interacting MYB domain-containing protein-like isoform X1, producing the protein MDAEDDHQHKQERSRTRWTAALDKIFADLIVKQIQLGNRPDNYFDKKTWNTIREEFNRQTDLNFNNNQLRKHLDVLRTRFHNLKSSLDQNEFTMDDTYVIGFDLWEDIGTQPRNESAKIRDCPIYGQLCTIFTESAVEGKYAQSSHYEEIDKPTGPDLTTAPSPETPAEKVSKSNSNKKKKRPLEAEQSSCPEEQVRRDQEILDKMGHAMMEMVNASKSMRTEEKALKEDFYSIEKCIRALDEIEGIEDRVYFAALDLFEEPSLRETFVSLKGHKIRLTWLQGKCDKAMAAQTLMT; encoded by the exons ATGGATGCAGAAGATGATCATCAACACAAGCAAGAGCGCTCGAGGACTAGGTGGACAGCAGCTCTCGACAAGATCTTTGCTGACTTGATTGTGAAGCAAATTCAGCTTGGCAATAGACCGGACAATTACTTCGACAAGAAGACATGGAACACTATACGTGAGGAGTTCAATCGGCAAACAgatcttaatttcaataacAATCAGCTGAGGAAGCATTTGGACGTCCTGAGGACGCGATTTCATAATCTCAAGTCTTCATTAGATCAGAATGAGTTCACCATGGATGATACTTATGTTATTGGGTTTGATCTCTGGGAAGATATCGGG ACACAGCCAAGGAATGAATCTGCAAAGATAAGGGACTGCCCCATATATGGGCAACTATGCACAATATTCACGGAGTCAGCTGTAGAAGGAAAATATGCACAATCAAGCCACTATGAGGAAATTGATAAGCCCACTGGACCAGACTTGACCACAGCTCCTAGCCCAGAAACACCTGCAGAAAAGGTCTCAAAATCCAACTccaacaagaaaaagaaacgaCCATTAGAAGCTGAACAGAGCAGCTGTCCAGAGGAGCAGGTCAGGAGGGACCAGGAAATCCTCGATAAGATGGGCCATGCCATGATGGAGATGGTCAATGCTTCAAAGTCCATGAGAACAGAGGAAAAGGCACTGAAGGAGGATTTCTACTCGATAGAGAAGTGTATAAGGGCGTTAGATGAGATCGAGGGCATTGAGGATAGGGTGTACTTCGCTGCTCTTGATCTCTTCGAGGAACCAAGCTTGAGGGAGACCTTTGTTTCTCTGAAGGGTCACAAGATCAGGTTGACCTGGTTGCAGGGGAAGTGTGACAAGGCTATGGCTGCACAAACATTGATGACTTGA
- the LOC116201689 gene encoding coatomer subunit beta'-2-like, protein MPLRLEIKRKLAQRSERVKSVDLHPTEPWILTSLYSGTVCIWNYQTQTMVKSFEVTELPVRSAKFIARKQWVVAGADDMFIRVYNYNTMDKIKLFEAHTDYIRCVAVHPTLPYVLSSSDDMLIKLWDWEKGWVCTQIFEGHSHYVMQVTFNPKDTNTFASASLDRTIKIWNLGSPDPNFTLDAHQKGVNCVDYFTGGDKPYLITGSDDHTAKVWDYQTKSCVQTLDGHTHNVSAVCFHPDLPIIITGSEDGTVRIWHSTTYRLENTLNYGLERVWAIGYMKGSRRVVIGYDEGTIMVKIGREVPVASMDNSGKIIWAKHNEIQTVNIKSVGADFEVTDGERLPLAVKELGTCDLYPQSLKHNPNGRFVVVCGDGEYIIYTALAWRNRSFGSALEFAWSSDGEYAARESTSKIKIFSKNFQEKRSVRPTFSAERIYGGTLLAMCSNDFICFYDWAECRLIRRIDVTVKNLYWADSGDLVAIASDTSFYILKYNRDIVSSYLDSGRPVDEQGVEDAFELLHEVNERVRTGIWVGDCFIYNNSSWRLNYCIGGEVTTMYHLDRPMYLLGYLANQSRVYLIDKEFNVMGYTLLLSLIEYKTLVMRGDFERANALLPSIPKEHHNSVARFLESRGMVEDALEVATDPDYRFELAIQLGRLEIAKDIATEVQSESKWKQLGDLAMSTGKLEMAEECMKHATDLSGLLLLYSSLGDAEGISKLASLAKEQGKNNVAFLCLFMLGKLEECLQLLVESNRIPEAALMARSYLPSKVSEIVAIWRKDLNKVNPKAAESLADPEEYPNLFDDWQVAVSVESKAAETRGVYPHANEYVNYSDRSKIPLVEAFKNMQVEEEEEEPAENGDLSYEATEENGEQQNGEEQNAEEGSQEEAVVVDADSTDGAVLVNGNEGEEEWVITQHH, encoded by the exons ATG CCTCTCAGACTCGAAATCAAG AGAAAACTTGCTCAACGGTCGGAAAGAGTCAAGTCCGTAGATCTACATCCAACAGAACCATG GATCCTAACAAGTTTGTATTCGGGAACAGTTTGTATCTGGAATTACCAGACACAG ACCATGGTGAAGTCTTTCGAAGTCACCGAGCTGCCAG TAAGGTCCGCGAAGTTCATTGCACGCAAGCAGTGGGTTGTTGCTGGAGCTGATGATATGTTTATTCGTGTATACAACTACAATACAATGGATAAGATTAAATTGTTTGAAGCACACACCGATTACATTAGGTGTGTGGCAGTCCACCCAACTCTTCCGTATGTGCTCTCCTCATCTGATGACATGCTGATTAAGCTTTGGGACTGGGAGAAGGGTTGGGTCTGTACTCAGATTTTCGAAGGTCACTCGCATTATGTGATGCAAGTGACGTTTAACCCAAAAGACACCAATACATTTGCCAGTGCATCTCTTGATCGCACAATAAAG ATTTGGAATCTTGGATCTCCTGATCCTAATTTTACGCTAGATGCCCATCAGAAAGGCGTGAACTGTGTGGACTACTTTACAGGGGGTGATAAACCATATCTCATCACCGGCTCTGATGATCACACAGCTAAG GTCTGGGATTACCAAACAAAAAGTTGCGTCCAGACGCTTGATGGCCACACTCATAATGTCTCTGCTGTATGTTTTCATCCCGACCTTCCGATCATTATTACCGGTTCTGAGGATGGTACTGTTCGCATCTGGCATTCTACCACATACAG GCTTGAGAACACATTGAATTATGGTCTTGAAAGAGTTTGGGCAATCGGATATATGAAGGGCTCACGGCG TGTTGTGATTGGTTATGATGAAGGAACCATTATGGTGAAAATTGGACGGGAAGTGCCTGTTGCTAGTATGGACAACAGTGGGAAGATCATCTGGGCTAAGCATAATGAAATTCAAACTGTGAACATTAAGAGTGTTGGAGCAGATTTTGAG GTTACAGATGGAGAAAGATTGCCTCTGGCTGTTAAGGAGCTGGGAACATGCGATCTTTATCCCCAG AGCTTAAAACACAATCCAAATGGGAGGTTTGTTGTTGTCTGTGGAGATGGTGAATACATTATTTATACAGCCCTTGCATGGAGAAACCGTTCATTTGGTTCAGCACTGGAATTTGCTTGGTCCTCTGATGGAGAATATGCTGCTAGAGAAAGTACCTCAAAGATTAAGATCTTCAGTAAAAATTTCCAG GAGAAGAGGAGTGTCCGGCCAACCTTTTCTGCTGAACGAATTTATGGTGGAACCTTGTTGGCTATGTGCTCAAATGACTTTATCTGCTTCTATGATTGGGCAGAATGCAGATTAATTAGAAGAATTGATGTTACCGTGAAA AATCTGTATTGGGCTGATAGTGGTGATTTAGTAGCCATTGCCAGTGATACATCATTCTACATCCTGAAATACAAT CGCGATATAGTTTCTTCATATCTGGACAGTGGGAGACCTGTAGATGAGCAGGGAGTTGAAGATGCATTTGAGCTGCTTCATGAAGTCAATGAACGTGTGAGGACTGGAATTTGGGTTGGTGACTGTTTCATTTATAACAACTCTTCTTGGCGGCTAAATTACTGCATTGGTGGTGAG GTCACCACCATGTATCATTTGGATCGGCCCATGTACTTGTTGGGATATCTTGCCAACCAAAGCCGGGTGTATCTAATTGATAAAGAATTTAA TGTCATGGGATACACATTGCTTCTAAGTCTGATAGAGTACAAGACACTGGTGATGCGTGGTGATTTTGAAAGGGCCAATGCTCTTTTGCCTTCTATCCCTAAAGAGCATCACAACAG TGTTGCTCGTTTCTTGGAGTCTCGAGGCATGGTAGAGGATGCACTTGAAGTGGCCACGGATCCTGATTATAGGTTCGAGCTGGCTATTCAGCTCGGTAGACTTGAAATTGCAAAG GATATAGCAACTGAGGTCCAAAGCGAGTCTAAATGGAAGCAGTTGGGTGACTTAGCTATGTCAACTGGAAAG TTGGAAATGGCTGAGGAATGCATGAAACACGCAACTGACCTGAGTGGTTTGCTACTGCTTTATTCTTCACTGGGAGATGCTGAAGGAATTTCAAAACTCGCATCCCTTGCAAAAGAGCAAGGAAAGAACAACGTAGCGTTCCTGTGCTTATTCATGCTGGGTAAATTAGAGGAGTGTCTACAGCTGTTGGTGGAAAG CAATCGGATACCTGAGGCTGCTTTGATGGCCCGATCTTATCTCCCAAGTAAAGTTTCTGAAATTGTTGCCATTTGGAGAAAGGACCTTAACAAG GTTAATCCTAAAGCTGCTGAATCATTGGCTGACCCTGAAGAATATCCTAACCTGTTTGATGATTGGCAAGTGGCTGTTTCTGTTGAATCTAAAGCCGCTGAGACAAG GGGTGTCTATCCTCATGCAAATGAGTACGTAAATTATTCAGACAGATCGAAAATACCTCTTGTCGAGGCTTTCAAAAACATGCAGgtggaagaagaggaggaagaaccTGCGGAAAATGGTGACTTGAGCTATGAG GCTACTGAAGAGAATGGAGAGCAGCAGAATGGGGAGGAGCAGAATGCAGAAGAAGGGAGCCAAGAAGAGGCCGTTGTGGTGGATGCTGATTCCACTGATGGTGCGGTACTTGTTAATGGCAACGAGGGCGAAGAAGAGTGGG TTATTACTCAACACCACTAG